From a single Candoia aspera isolate rCanAsp1 chromosome 2, rCanAsp1.hap2, whole genome shotgun sequence genomic region:
- the YJU2B gene encoding probable splicing factor YJU2B, whose amino-acid sequence MGERKGVNKYYPPDFNPAKHGSLNKYRNSHPLRERARKLSQGILIIRFEMPYNIWCDGCQNHIGMGVRYNAEKKKVGNYYTTPIFRFRMKCHLCPNHIEMQTDPASCDYVIVSGARRKEERWDAEASEQIVATAHEEKQKLETDAMYRLEHGTQDQSKLQRALPTLQNIQEAQSAWKDDFALNSLLRRKFREEKKVLQEEEKKDLALQTRANLSIPLVQEAEEDRHLATLLKYQSLGSYEDKQKQKRNEIVDRPWFSSTQLSSPKTSDTLKKLAFVGKSPPGKSPVPLNSLGVVCRKPRDTKRASSEGEGNASDATAQINRQDSGASKALLDSSTTPSGGFQKTEGSPPSSFAASLVADYSDSASGSEAEL is encoded by the exons ATG GGGGAAAGAAAAGGAGTCAATAAGTATTACCCACCTGATTTCAATCCAGCCAAG CATGGCTCCCTTAACAAATACCGCAACAGCCATCCACTGCGGGAAAGAGCTCGTAAACTCTCCCAGGGCATCCTCATCATCAG GTTTGAGATGCCCTATAACATCTGGTGTGATGGCTGCCAGAATCATATTGGGATGG GTGTTCGCTACAATGCAGAGAAGAAGAAAGTTGGTAATTACTATACCACTCCTATCTTCAG GTTCCGTATGAAGTGCCACCTTTGCCCCAACCACATTGAGATGCAGACCGACCCTGCCAGTTGTGACTATGTCATTGTCAGTGGTGCCCGGCGCAAGGAAGAACGCTGGGATGCCGAAGCTAGTGAGCAGATAGTGGCCACAG CCCACGAGGAGAAGCAGAAGCTAGAGACAGATGCTATGTATCGGCTGGAACACGGCACACAGGATCAGAGCAAGCTTCAGCGAGCTCTCCCTACCCTCCAGAATATTCAGGAGGCTCAGAGTGCCTGGAAGGATGATTTCGCGCTCAACAGCCTTCTTCGGCGGAAATTCAGG GAAGAGAAGAAAGTTCtgcaagaggaagagaagaaagaccTCGCTTTGCAGACAAGAGCAAACCTGAGCATCCCGCTTGTGCAGGAGGCTGAAGAAGATCGGCATCTGGCAACACTCCTGAAGTACCAGAGCCTTGGCT CCTACGAagacaaacagaaacaaaaacgcAATGAGATTGTGGATCGCCCATGGTTCTCATCCACACAGCTCTCAAGTCCCAAAACCAGTGACACCCTGAAAAAGCTGGCATTTGTTGGGAAATCTCCACCTGGCAAGTCCCCTGTGCCTCTGAACAGCCTGGGTGTTGTGTGTCGGAAACCCAGGGACACCAAGCGAGcttccagtgaaggggagggcAATGCTTCTGATGCCACAGCACAAATCAACAGGCAGGACAGTGGTGCAAGCAAAGCACTCCTTGACTCTTCCACTACGCCTTCAGGGGGCTTTCAGAAGACTGAGGGAAGCCCCCCCTCCAGTTTTGCCGCTTCTCTGGTTGCAGATTATTCAGACTCTGCATCTGGTTCGGAAGCTGAATTATGA